Below is a window of bacterium DNA.
GCCTCGCGCCGCTCAAGCGCGATCATCGCATGCCAGATCCCGGCCGGCCGGCCGCACCCCGGTCATCATGAGGCCGAGGGTCTCCACGCTCACCCGATCGGTCGGGACGGTCCCCACCACCTCACCGGCGTAGAGCACCGCGATCCGATCGGACAGCAGCAGGATCTCGTCCAGATCTTCGGAGAGGAGCAGGATCGCCGCCCCGGCGCGGCGCTGATTCATCAGCAGCCGGTGCACCGTCTCCGTGGCTCCGACGTCGAGGCCGCGGGTCGGATGAAACGCCAGCACGAGCCGCGGGTGTGCCCCGATCTCTCGGGCGAGGATCAGCCGCTGGAGATTCCCCCCCGACAACGTCCGGACAGGGGCCGCCGAGCTTGCCGTCTGGATGCCGAACTCAGCGATGAGCCGGCGGGCCTCGTCCTGCATCGCCCGCCGATCGAGGAAGGGGCCCCGCCCGAACGCGGGATCCCGATATTTATTGAGAAGCAGATTGTCCGCCACACTCAGATTTGGCGCGACGCCCGTGCCCAGCCGGTCCTCGGGCACGTGTCCGACACCGCAGTTGCGGACCTCGAGGGCGGAGGCCCGCGTGCGATCCCGGCCGTTGATCCGCACCCGACCGCCGGTCGGCGGGCGCAACCCCGCGATGACCTCGCCCAGTTCTCGCTGGCCGTTCCCGGCGACGCCAGCGACCCCGAGGATCTCCCCGCCTCGGACCGCGAGCGAGACGCCTCGAAGGGCGGGGAGGCCCTGGTCGTTCAACGCAGAGAGATCGTCCACCGCCAGCACCTCAGGTCCAGGGGGAACTGGCCCGCGCTGGACCTGATCGAACGCCTCGCGGCCGACCATGAGGCGCGCGAGCGCGGGGGCCGTAGTCGCCGCCGCGGGAAGGCTCTCGACCCGCCTCCCGCTCCGGAGTACGGTGACGCGGTCGGCGACTGCCATGACCTCGGACAACTTATGTGTGATGATCACGACCGCCCGGCCCTCGGCAGCGAGTCGACGGAGGGCGGTGAAGAGGTGGCGCACCTCCTGGGGGGTGAGCACCGCGGTCGGCTCGTCGAGGATCAGGATCTCGGCGCCCCGGGCGAGCAGTTTCAGGATCTCGACGCGCTGCTGTTCGCCGACGCTCAACTGCCACACGCGCGCAGCCGGCTCGACGGCCATCCCGTACCGCGCGGCCAGCGCGCGGATGCGCTCGGCCGCGTCCCGGTAGTCGAGCCGGAGCCCGGCGCGCGGCAAACTGAGGAGCATGTTCTCCGTCACGGACAGCGAAGGGACGAGCATGAACTGTTGGAACACCATCCCGACGCCGCGGGCCAGGGCATCCCTGGGGGAGCGAAGCCGAACCGGCGTGCCGTGGAGCCGGATCTCCCCCGCATCGGGTTGATAGAAGCCGTAGAGGATCTTCATCAGCGTCGACTTGCCCGCGCCGTTCTCGCCCAGCAGCACGTGAATCTCCCCTGCGGCAAGGTCGAAGTCCACGGCATCGTTGGCGAGGACCCCCGGGAACCGCTTGGTGATCGCCCGCATCGCGACCATCGGAGAGGGTTGCGCCATATGGGGGTGCGGTCTTCTGTGGCGCAGATTTCATCTCCTCGTGAGGGACGGGGGCCGGGCAGGAACGCCTTCCGGGACTAGGGAACCCTAGGCGTGATCAGCCCAGTCGTTTCCCTCGTATAGAAATTGGGTGATCTCATGGGGAGGGGTAGACCGTGGACGACATGCGTGGAAGCCTGAGCCGCCGTCAATTGATTGCCGGTGGTCTCGCCTTGGGCGGAGGCTTTGCTGCGCTGGAGGCGCTGGAGCACGGACGGTTGGTGATCCCGGCGGCCGCAGCGGCGGCAGCGCAGCCGAAGCGGGGCGGGACCCTGGTGGCCGCCCAGGAGGTCGATCCGGTCGGCCTGGATCCTCATACGAGCTCCAACTTCTCGGCGCTCCAAGGATACGAACACATCTA
It encodes the following:
- a CDS encoding ABC transporter ATP-binding protein; amino-acid sequence: MRAITKRFPGVLANDAVDFDLAAGEIHVLLGENGAGKSTLMKILYGFYQPDAGEIRLHGTPVRLRSPRDALARGVGMVFQQFMLVPSLSVTENMLLSLPRAGLRLDYRDAAERIRALAARYGMAVEPAARVWQLSVGEQQRVEILKLLARGAEILILDEPTAVLTPQEVRHLFTALRRLAAEGRAVVIITHKLSEVMAVADRVTVLRSGRRVESLPAAATTAPALARLMVGREAFDQVQRGPVPPGPEVLAVDDLSALNDQGLPALRGVSLAVRGGEILGVAGVAGNGQRELGEVIAGLRPPTGGRVRINGRDRTRASALEVRNCGVGHVPEDRLGTGVAPNLSVADNLLLNKYRDPAFGRGPFLDRRAMQDEARRLIAEFGIQTASSAAPVRTLSGGNLQRLILAREIGAHPRLVLAFHPTRGLDVGATETVHRLLMNQRRAGAAILLLSEDLDEILLLSDRIAVLYAGEVVGTVPTDRVSVETLGLMMTGVRPAGRDLACDDRA